A window from candidate division WOR-3 bacterium encodes these proteins:
- a CDS encoding gliding-motility protein MglA produces MALINYASREINAKIVYYGPGLGGKTTNIKYIYTKLNPSIKGKLISLATELDRTLFFDFLPVDLGTIRGFKTRFHLYTVPGQVFYNASRKLILKGVDGIIFVADSQIERFDENIESLENMQDNLRTYNLSLDRIPFVIQYNKRDLPNITSVEELQKVLNPENKYPYFEAVATQGIGVFETLKEVCRHVLKALS; encoded by the coding sequence ATGGCTCTGATAAACTACGCATCACGGGAAATAAACGCCAAGATCGTCTATTATGGACCGGGGCTGGGCGGCAAGACCACGAATATAAAGTATATTTACACCAAATTAAATCCTTCGATCAAAGGAAAGCTTATCAGTCTGGCGACAGAGCTTGATCGAACGCTCTTCTTTGATTTTTTGCCGGTCGATCTCGGCACTATCCGCGGATTTAAAACACGGTTTCACCTCTACACGGTCCCAGGCCAGGTTTTTTACAATGCGTCACGTAAACTTATTCTGAAAGGTGTTGACGGTATTATCTTTGTCGCGGATTCACAGATCGAACGTTTTGATGAAAATATAGAGTCGCTCGAGAATATGCAGGACAACCTGAGGACCTATAATCTATCCCTGGACAGGATTCCATTTGTCATTCAGTACAACAAAAGGGATTTACCCAATATAACTTCGGTCGAAGAATTACAGAAGGTTTTAAATCCCGAAAATAAATATCCATATTTTGAAGCTGTTGCGACTCAAGGAATCGGAGTTTTTGAAACGTTAAAAGAAGTTTGTAGACATGTGCTTAAAGCACTGTCATAA
- a CDS encoding roadblock/LC7 domain-containing protein has translation MREGINIFEEDFWAINDTLNQLLQGTNARTILLIDKAGQLITSAGDTTSLDTSSFATLSAADFAATSQLASLIGEKEFSTLFHQGEKENLYVCLIADRVILAVIFDQRTTLGLVRVKAKNTAAELEKIFSEIFDKLEKETGPSKEIDADFTKAAEEELDKLFGF, from the coding sequence ATGCGTGAGGGTATTAATATTTTTGAAGAAGATTTCTGGGCGATTAACGACACCCTGAATCAGCTTCTGCAGGGCACAAATGCCCGCACCATTCTATTGATTGATAAAGCAGGTCAGCTGATCACCTCAGCCGGTGACACCACTAGTCTCGACACATCATCTTTTGCAACCCTTTCTGCTGCTGACTTTGCGGCTACAAGCCAACTCGCGTCGCTGATCGGGGAAAAGGAATTTTCAACACTCTTTCACCAGGGGGAAAAAGAGAACCTCTACGTCTGTCTTATCGCCGACCGCGTAATCCTGGCGGTAATTTTTGATCAACGTACAACCCTCGGCCTGGTGAGGGTGAAGGCGAAGAACACTGCGGCGGAGCTCGAAAAGATTTTCTCTGAGATATTCGATAAATTAGAGAAAGAGACCGGTCCATCCAAAGAAATCGATGCGGATTTCACCAAAGCGGCTGAAGAAGAGCTGGATAAACTCTTTGGATTCTAA
- a CDS encoding glycosyltransferase family 1 protein — protein MNIAIITPDFSSNCLGRSYLLAQLLQRYHRVSIIGPIFKNEVWFPLAKVRDVPFLPIQTPLNLTQFILRINRIIKKIKGEVIYITKPLITSYGPALIAKKKFKLPLILDIDDWEMAPFKEKNILQKYLQALYHINNPFSFFPCAVMDKYIARADLITVSSNSLKKMYGGLVVPHLRKIIPPKPGMKSSKKTVLFLGTPRPHKGLKELIEAFKLIPYNNVVLQIVGFNKKSAYCQELKASAKRDKRIQFQDQVRFDKIPEYMAGADIVVIPQKYTSCGQTQLPAKLFDAMASGRAIIATRVSDIPEIIGDAGVIVEPNNTAELKNAMISLLDSPERIRELGEKAKERYRKFYSFDKMSQKLNDYILSNLNV, from the coding sequence ATGAATATAGCGATAATCACGCCTGATTTTTCAAGCAATTGCCTCGGCCGAAGTTACTTGCTTGCACAATTACTCCAGAGGTATCATAGAGTAAGCATCATCGGCCCGATCTTTAAGAATGAAGTATGGTTCCCTCTGGCAAAGGTCAGGGATGTCCCTTTTCTACCGATCCAGACACCTCTGAATCTTACACAATTCATTCTTAGAATAAACCGCATAATAAAAAAAATAAAAGGAGAGGTGATTTATATAACCAAACCTTTAATAACCAGCTATGGCCCGGCATTGATCGCCAAAAAGAAATTCAAACTGCCGTTGATATTGGACATCGACGATTGGGAAATGGCTCCTTTTAAAGAAAAAAATATTCTACAAAAATATCTACAGGCACTTTATCACATTAATAATCCCTTTTCTTTCTTTCCGTGTGCCGTTATGGACAAATACATCGCGCGGGCGGATTTAATAACAGTATCATCAAACAGTTTAAAGAAAATGTACGGGGGGTTAGTAGTGCCCCATTTGAGAAAAATCATTCCGCCAAAACCAGGAATGAAAAGTTCAAAAAAAACCGTTCTGTTTCTTGGAACTCCAAGGCCGCATAAGGGATTAAAAGAACTAATTGAGGCGTTCAAACTGATCCCCTATAATAACGTCGTTCTGCAAATCGTCGGATTTAATAAAAAAAGCGCCTACTGCCAAGAACTCAAGGCGTCAGCAAAAAGAGATAAAAGAATTCAGTTCCAGGATCAAGTTCGTTTCGATAAGATACCGGAATATATGGCAGGTGCTGATATCGTGGTCATTCCTCAAAAATACACTTCCTGCGGACAAACTCAGCTGCCGGCAAAACTCTTCGACGCGATGGCGTCGGGTCGGGCGATAATTGCAACCCGCGTCTCAGATATACCTGAAATAATCGGCGACGCCGGAGTTATTGTCGAACCCAACAATACCGCTGAACTTAAAAATGCGATGATTTCCCTGCTTGATTCACCTGAAAGAATCCGTGAATTGGGCGAAAAAGCGAAAGAGAGATATCGGAAATTCTACAGTTTTGATAAGATGAGTCAAAAACTAAATGATTATATCCTGTCAAACTTAAATGTCTGA